In Peromyscus eremicus chromosome 15, PerEre_H2_v1, whole genome shotgun sequence, a genomic segment contains:
- the Klhdc8a gene encoding kelch domain-containing protein 8A isoform X2 gives MEVPNVKDFQWKRLAPLPSRRVYCSLLETGGQVYAIGGCDDNGVPMDCFEVYSPEADQWTSLPSLPTARAGVAVTALGKRIMVIGGVGTNQLPLKVVEMYNIDEGKWKKRSVLREAAMGISVTAKDYRVYAAGGMGLDLRPHNYLQHYDMLKDMWVSLAPMPTPRYAATSFLRGSKIYVLGGWLKMERSFFLKKRRADFVAGGLSGRVIVAGGLGNQPTVLETAEAFHPEKNKWEALPAMPTPRCACSSIVFKNCLLAVGGVSQGLSDAVEALYVSDS, from the exons ATGGAGGTGCCCAATGTCAAGGACTTTCAGTGGAAGCGCCTTGCTCCACTGCCTAGCCGCCGGGTCTACTGCTCACTGCTGGAGACCGGAGGGCAGGTCTATGCCATCGGGGGATGTGATGACAATGGCGTCCCGATGGACTGCTTCGAGGTCTACTCCCCCGAGGCCGACCAATGGacctccctgccctccctgccCACAGCCAGGGCCGGGGTAGCGGTTACTGCCCTAGGAAAGCGGATTATGGTGATCGGGGGTGTGGGCACCAATCAACTGCCTCTGAAGGTCGTGGAAATGTACAATATCGATGAGGGCAAGTGGAAGAAGAGGAGCGTGCTGCGTGAGGCTGCCATGGGCATTTCTGTTACAGCCAAAG atTATCGAGTGTATGCTGCAGGTGGGATGGGCCTGGACCTTCGTCCACACAACTACTTGCAACACTACGACATGCTAAAGGACATGTGGGTGTCGCTAGCACCCATGCCCACTCCAAGATATGCTGCCACCTCCTTCCTCCGGGGCTCCAAGATCTATGTGCTGG GGGGATGGCTGAAGATGGAGCGCTCATTCTTCCTCAAGAAGCGCCGGGCAGACTTCGTGGCTGGTGGCCTGAGTGGACGGGTCATAGTGGCTGGGGGACTCG GAAACCAGCCCACGGTCCTGGAGACAGCAGAAGCGTTCCACCCAGAGAAGAACAAGTGGGAGGCCCTCCCTGCCATGCCCACCCCCCGCTGTGCCTGCTCCAGCATTGTCTTCAAGAACTGTCTCCTGGCTGTGGGGGGTGTCAGCCAGGGTCTGAGTGACGCGGTGGAGGCGCTGTACGTCTCTGACTCCTAG
- the Klhdc8a gene encoding kelch domain-containing protein 8A isoform X1 translates to MEVPNVKDFQWKRLAPLPSRRVYCSLLETGGQVYAIGGCDDNGVPMDCFEVYSPEADQWTSLPSLPTARAGVAVTALGKRIMVIGGVGTNQLPLKVVEMYNIDEGKWKKRSVLREAAMGISVTAKDYRVYAAGGMGLDLRPHNYLQHYDMLKDMWVSLAPMPTPRYAATSFLRGSKIYVLGGRQSKYAVNAFEVFDIESRSWTKFPNIPCKRAFSSFVTLDNHLYSLGGLRQGRLYRQPKFLRTMDVFDMEQGGWLKMERSFFLKKRRADFVAGGLSGRVIVAGGLGNQPTVLETAEAFHPEKNKWEALPAMPTPRCACSSIVFKNCLLAVGGVSQGLSDAVEALYVSDS, encoded by the exons ATGGAGGTGCCCAATGTCAAGGACTTTCAGTGGAAGCGCCTTGCTCCACTGCCTAGCCGCCGGGTCTACTGCTCACTGCTGGAGACCGGAGGGCAGGTCTATGCCATCGGGGGATGTGATGACAATGGCGTCCCGATGGACTGCTTCGAGGTCTACTCCCCCGAGGCCGACCAATGGacctccctgccctccctgccCACAGCCAGGGCCGGGGTAGCGGTTACTGCCCTAGGAAAGCGGATTATGGTGATCGGGGGTGTGGGCACCAATCAACTGCCTCTGAAGGTCGTGGAAATGTACAATATCGATGAGGGCAAGTGGAAGAAGAGGAGCGTGCTGCGTGAGGCTGCCATGGGCATTTCTGTTACAGCCAAAG atTATCGAGTGTATGCTGCAGGTGGGATGGGCCTGGACCTTCGTCCACACAACTACTTGCAACACTACGACATGCTAAAGGACATGTGGGTGTCGCTAGCACCCATGCCCACTCCAAGATATGCTGCCACCTCCTTCCTCCGGGGCTCCAAGATCTATGTGCTGG GGGGACGACAGTCTAAGTATGCGGTCAATGCCTTCGAGGTCTTTGACATAGAATCTCGGTCCTGGACCAAGTTCCCCAACATTCCCTGTAAGCGGGCTTTCTCCAGCTTTGTGACCCTGGACAACCACCTGTACAGCCTGGGAGGCCTGCGACAGGGTCGTCTCTATCGGCAGCCCAAGTTCCTCCGGACAATGGATGTGTTCGACATGGAACAGG GGGGATGGCTGAAGATGGAGCGCTCATTCTTCCTCAAGAAGCGCCGGGCAGACTTCGTGGCTGGTGGCCTGAGTGGACGGGTCATAGTGGCTGGGGGACTCG GAAACCAGCCCACGGTCCTGGAGACAGCAGAAGCGTTCCACCCAGAGAAGAACAAGTGGGAGGCCCTCCCTGCCATGCCCACCCCCCGCTGTGCCTGCTCCAGCATTGTCTTCAAGAACTGTCTCCTGGCTGTGGGGGGTGTCAGCCAGGGTCTGAGTGACGCGGTGGAGGCGCTGTACGTCTCTGACTCCTAG